In the genome of Candidatus Kinetoplastibacterium desouzaii TCC079E, the window ATTATCATCCATCATTAAACGTAAAGCCGGAATTACTTGACCGTAATTTAATAAAGGCTCACCCATTCCCATCATTACCACATTAGTTATTTTGGATGCAGCAAGACTGTCATCTTGAATGTTATTTTTAGGAAATTTATCATTAATACTCTTCTGAGCCCACCATAACTGGGAAATAATTTCATTGGTGGTTAAGTTACGATTAAAACCTTGTTGTCCTGTATAACAAAAACTGCAATTAACAGCACAACCTGCTTGACTTGATATACAAAGAGTATATCTATCAATATCAGGTATAAGAACCGTTTCTATAGCATTGCCATTACCAACATCAAATAACCATTTCATTGTTCCATCTGATGAAATATTTTGTGTTTTAAGGCTCATAGGCTCTATTTTCGCTGTTTCTTTTAAAAAATTACGCAATTTGACTGGCAAATTTGTCATCTGATCAAAAGAATCAACATGATATTTATAAATCCAAGATTTTATCTGAGCAACACGATATTTACTATAACTATCACACTTATCTAACAAAATAGATAAAGATGAATCATCTAAACCTAATAAGTTTGTAATATTATTCATAAGAATACTAATATCAATAATCTATTATCTACAGCTATAAATATTAGCCTCTGAAAAGAAGAAAGCAATTTCTTTTCTTGCATTTTCATCGGAATCAGATCCATGAACAGCATTAGCATCTATATTATCAGCAAAGTCTGCTCTAATAGTTCCTTTCTGAGCTTTTTTAGGGTCGGTATCACCCATTATACTACGATTCATTTGAATAGCATTTTCACCTTCTAATACTTGGATAAAAACTGGACCTGAAATCATAAAATTTACCAAATCATTAAAAAAAGGACGACTCTTATGTATACTGTAAAAAGACTCAGCCTCAGA includes:
- the rlmN gene encoding 23S rRNA (adenine(2503)-C(2))-methyltransferase RlmN, whose protein sequence is MNNITNLLGLDDSSLSILLDKCDSYSKYRVAQIKSWIYKYHVDSFDQMTNLPVKLRNFLKETAKIEPMSLKTQNISSDGTMKWLFDVGNGNAIETVLIPDIDRYTLCISSQAGCAVNCSFCYTGQQGFNRNLTTNEIISQLWWAQKSINDKFPKNNIQDDSLAASKITNVVMMGMGEPLLNYGQVIPALRLMMDDNAYSLSRRRITLSTSGIVPMIDKMAQDCPVSLAVSLHAPNNSLRNKLMPINKKYPLEELIKSCKNYVSRAPRDFVTFEYCMLENINDNDDHAVELIELISVLKCKVNLIPFNSFPSSNLKRSSLNRILSFAKILNDSGIITTIRKTRGDDILAACGQLAGNVDNITKIKFHNDLNL
- the ndk gene encoding nucleoside-diphosphate kinase, which encodes MTIQRTLSIIKPDAVSKNIIGKIISRFEEKGLSVVAARLQLLSRSEAESFYSIHKSRPFFNDLVNFMISGPVFIQVLEGENAIQMNRSIMGDTDPKKAQKGTIRADFADNIDANAVHGSDSDENARKEIAFFFSEANIYSCR